The DNA window ACTGATGGATGTCATTATTGTCGGAGCCGGACCGGCCGGTCTGCAGGCGGCGGTTCATGCCGCGCGTAAAAAAACCACCGTGCTGGTGCTGGGTCGTCCGCAGAAAAGCGCCATTTACTGGGCCCATGTGGAAAATTATCTTTGTGTCGACGGGGTGACCGACGGCCATGAACTGCTGAAAATCGGTCGTGAGCAGGCTGTCCGTTTCGGCGCCCGCTTTGTCGAGGAGGACGTGCTGGGCATTGAGCAGGTTGACGATCAGTACCAGGTGCGGACGGAAAGCGGGCTGTATCGGGGGCGGACGTTGATTCTTGCCACCGGCACCCACAAGAACAAGCTGAAGGTGGCCGGCGAAAAAGAACTGACCGGCAAGGGAGTCAGCTATTGTGTTGATTGCGACGCCAATTTTTTCCGTAATGCCAGGGTGGCGGTGGTGGGCAATGAAAGCGCCGCGGTGGATGGGGCCTTGACATTGCTGAAATACGCCTCGGAAGTGCACCTTGTCGCCCGGGAACTCGCCGTTTCAGCGGAACTCGCCGAAAAGATCAAGGGCAGCGGGGTCACGCTGCATCTGGGCAGCTGGGTGAAGGAAATCGTCGGCGACAAAACAGTGGAGAAACTGGTGCTGGAGGATGGCTCCATGCTCGATGTCGATGGGGTTTTCGTCGAACTCGGCGCCAAGGGGGCCATGGAACTTGCCACCAATCTCGGCGTCCAGCTCGACATGGAGTCCTTTTCCTTTATTGACACGAATAAACGCCAGGAAACCAATCTGCCCGGGGTCTATGCGGCGGGTGATATTGCCGGTCCTCCCCATCAGATGGCCAAGGCGGTGGGTGAAGGCTGCGTGGCGGGCTGGTATGCGGCCAATTACGCCAACAAGCAGAAACGGGAGCAAGGCGCCGATTGATGGGCAAGGAGCAGGAGGCCCTGTACATGGAGATTGCCCTGGAGGAGGCGCGGCGCGCCGCCGAACGGGGGGAGGTGCCGGTGGGCGCGGTGCTGGTGGGCGCGGGCGGCGAGGTGCTGGCCCGGGACGGCAACCGTACCATTGAACTGCATGATCCCTGCGCCCATGCGGAAATCCTGGTTCTGCGCCGGGCAGGGGAAAAAACGGCTAATTACCGCTTGGGCGGCACCACCATCTATGTCACGGTGGAGCCCTGTGTCATGTGCGCCGGGGCGTTGGTACATGCCAGGGTGAGCCGTCTTGTCTTCGGCGCCGATGATGTCAAGGCCGGGGGCGTTGTTTCGCGCTACGGGGTGGGCATGGATAAAAAACTGAATCATACCCTGCTGGTGGAAGGGGGGCTGCTGGCGGAACAGTGTTCTTTGCTGATGAGTTCCTTTTTCCGGGAAAGAAGAAAAAAAGCGAAAGACCTCTAAAATTCCCCTTTGAAAAAGTCGTCTTTGGTTGTAAAGTGCCTGTCTTTGCAAATGACGAAGATGTGGAGAGGTGACCGAGAGGCCGAAGGTGCACGACTGGAAATCGTGTGTACGGAAACGTACCGAGGGTTCGAATCCCTCCTTCTCCGCCAGTTTGCAGAACATAGCAGGGTGACCGTTCAGCTCTTTTTTTGATTACGAGTGTGATAGCCGGGTCCCGCGCAACAGAGGCTCATGAACCCCGTCAGGTCCGGGAGGAAGCAGCGGTAATGAATCCCCTTTGTGTGCCGCGGGGGTGCCTGGCTATCATTTTTTCAGGCCACCCTCGACAGATACCGGAACGGTTGCCCGTCTTGAGACGGCAATTATCGCAATTTCATTGATAAGCAGCCATTATCAATTTTCTCATTATCAATTACCATGTCCTATCTTGTCCTTGCCCGCAAATGGCGGCCCCAGACTTTCGCTGACGTCGTTGGTCAGGAGGCGGTTGTCCGCACCCTGCGGAACGGACTTGCGCGCAACCGGGTTGCCCATGCCATGATTTTTTCCGGCGTGCGGGGCGTGGGCAAGACCACCCTTGCCCGTATCATGGCCAAGGCCTTGAACTGCCTGGGAGACGGCGGAGAAAAGCCCTGCAATCAGTGCCGGTCGTGCCTGGAAATCACCGCCGGTTCCGCGGTGGATCTTCAGGAAATAGACGGCGCTTCCAACCGCGGCATCCAGGAGATTCGCGAGCTCAAGGAAAACATCCGTTTTTTTCCCACCCAGAACCGTTTCAAGGTTGTCATCATCGACGAGGTTCACATGCTCACCACCGAGGCCTTCAACGCCCTGTTGAAGACCCTGGAGGAGCCGCCCGAACACGTTTATTTCATGTTTGCCACCACCGAGCTGCACAAGGTGCCCATTACCATTCTGTCCCGCTGCCAGCGGTATGAGTTGAAGCGAGTTCCTTTTGGTCAGCTGGTTTCGTTTTTTGAGAGGATTTCCGCCCGTGAAGAGGTGGAGATCCCCCGCCAGGCCCTGGAGATGATCGCTCGGGAGGCCGACGGCAGCGTGCGTGACGGGTTGAGTCTGCTGGATCAGGTTTTTTCCTTCGGCGGGACAACGGTCACGGTCGATGATGTGGTGCAGGTGCTCGGCCTGGTTGACCAGCGGATTTTTTTCGGCCTGGCCGAGGCGATTTTGTCCGGCAATCTGGCCGGCTGTTTTGACCTGCTGGCAAAGGCCTATGATGCCGGTCTTGATCTCAAGCGGTTTGCCTCGGATCTCATTGCCTACATGCGCGCACTGCTCATTTGTCGCACAAGTCCGCACCCCGAGGTCATGCTTGATGTTTCCGATCAGGAGCTTGACGAGCTGCGCGAGTTGAGCGCCAGGTACGGACGGGAAACGCTGTCCCTTGTCTTTCAGTTGCTTTTTACCGGCGCAAGCGAGATGCAGTATTCCGCTCATCCCCGTTTGGTGCTGGAAATGGCCTTTATCAAGGCGGTCCAGGCGGGAGAGGTGACTCCCGCGGCCACGCTGCTCGCCCGGCTTGATGATCTGGTGCGGAAGGGGGGAGGGGGAAACTTTGCTCCGACAGGTCCCGCCGAACCGGCCGTAACTGTCACGGCGCGGCCCGTACCGTCGTCGGCCAAGGCAATCCCCGTGCCGGGTGCGGAGCGGGGGGCCGATGCTGCTCCGGTTGCCGGGGAAGAAAAGGCGGTTGCGCCGATAAAAGAGGCCGAAAAAGACAAAGAGATCGCCGTTGCGCCGCACGCCGAGAAGGCCGGGCCGGAGGAGATGAAAAAAAGCGGGCTTGCGATTCATCCCCGTGCCAGGGATGTGCGACGGAACTGGGATGAATTCCTGGCCTATGTCAAGGAAAGAAAGCCCTGGATGGCTCAGGTGCTGCGTC is part of the Desulfobulbaceae bacterium DB1 genome and encodes:
- a CDS encoding thioredoxin reductase — encoded protein: MSELMDVIIVGAGPAGLQAAVHAARKKTTVLVLGRPQKSAIYWAHVENYLCVDGVTDGHELLKIGREQAVRFGARFVEEDVLGIEQVDDQYQVRTESGLYRGRTLILATGTHKNKLKVAGEKELTGKGVSYCVDCDANFFRNARVAVVGNESAAVDGALTLLKYASEVHLVARELAVSAELAEKIKGSGVTLHLGSWVKEIVGDKTVEKLVLEDGSMLDVDGVFVELGAKGAMELATNLGVQLDMESFSFIDTNKRQETNLPGVYAAGDIAGPPHQMAKAVGEGCVAGWYAANYANKQKREQGAD
- a CDS encoding tRNA-specific adenosine deaminase, translating into MGKEQEALYMEIALEEARRAAERGEVPVGAVLVGAGGEVLARDGNRTIELHDPCAHAEILVLRRAGEKTANYRLGGTTIYVTVEPCVMCAGALVHARVSRLVFGADDVKAGGVVSRYGVGMDKKLNHTLLVEGGLLAEQCSLLMSSFFRERRKKAKDL
- a CDS encoding DNA polymerase III, subunit gamma and tau encodes the protein MSYLVLARKWRPQTFADVVGQEAVVRTLRNGLARNRVAHAMIFSGVRGVGKTTLARIMAKALNCLGDGGEKPCNQCRSCLEITAGSAVDLQEIDGASNRGIQEIRELKENIRFFPTQNRFKVVIIDEVHMLTTEAFNALLKTLEEPPEHVYFMFATTELHKVPITILSRCQRYELKRVPFGQLVSFFERISAREEVEIPRQALEMIAREADGSVRDGLSLLDQVFSFGGTTVTVDDVVQVLGLVDQRIFFGLAEAILSGNLAGCFDLLAKAYDAGLDLKRFASDLIAYMRALLICRTSPHPEVMLDVSDQELDELRELSARYGRETLSLVFQLLFTGASEMQYSAHPRLVLEMAFIKAVQAGEVTPAATLLARLDDLVRKGGGGNFAPTGPAEPAVTVTARPVPSSAKAIPVPGAERGADAAPVAGEEKAVAPIKEAEKDKEIAVAPHAEKAGPEEMKKSGLAIHPRARDVRRNWDEFLAYVKERKPWMAQVLRLCENPREEGTELLIRFENPSDCTLLQKTENVKDLTEYALDFFQKDLTLKIGSRGDGSGEAVHDGPKEERRALANDPLVQMTLDVFGGQVGAIRTGPRFR